Proteins encoded by one window of Flagellimonas lutaonensis:
- a CDS encoding PKD domain-containing protein — translation MKKNYPNLPKYVFVFAVVSILGLFQMNLNAQSFNASNLVGESLTNPTSLAFGPDGKLYVAQQDGTIHQYSVSRDGAPAGSGTYTVTNTVVINDIKIKVKNHNDSGVLDNIDPAVNQKRQVTGIAVSGTSANPIIYVSSSDPRIGGASNSNPTGELDRNLDTNSGVLSRLTWNGSGWDHVDLVRGLPRCEENHATNGLDIFTKNGDTYILLQQGGNTNKGAPSNNFGGIAETYLAGAILIVNLTQLESMPIYTDPRTGSDYVYDLPTLNDPARTDIDNTHPEFPYPSGHPMYNATIDIGDPFGGNNTRNQAFPEPGGPVQIFSPGWRNGYDVVVTEAGLIYSVDNGGNSTWGGQPVIRTSDGTFKGDQSTTTYDPGAGDYVTNEFNESGSATVWDALHYIGTINDANGTYYAGHPAPIRAFPDKAEVISYTYNGSSWVEASRHDFSVLLNGVSGYFNSSFGMANFPNDPDQGEFLSANQSSGKVNIFDVVTSSTNGICEYAASNFNNAMKGDLLTASFNGNINRYELNASGTGILAKDNGFLNGFGSVPLDVIAQGDLDVFPGTIWAATYGSGNITVFEPDDFGSCPQPGEQGYDPLADYDGDGYTNGDEIDNGTNHCSGGSKPEDNDGDFVSNLNDTDDDNDGIADVNDPFQWDADNGTTTNLPVEYPFWNNDPGTGFAGLGFTGWMTNGSTDYLDQYDFDNLSFGGAGGKATIDFVSEGDALGTSNNQDNGFQFGVNVDSNSNPFTVYAVLETPFGGIAPVDTESYGIQIGLGDQDNYLKLAISTGTSTSDNEYGFDVVLENSGAVTSNSYDAPGFSAANNIHLYISVNPSANTAQPYYSLDGGTTIAPLGGLVSLPTSFLNASDNQGLAVGIISTSVGSGPEYTATWDYINVTEDSNGQLAWNPDPVDFGTLPVTSGPVELNTFAQNTGGPSSGTISITDVSFTGQDATLFSNTSSLPLTVEPGASIAVPITFSPDGNAGAKSANVVITHSGTNSPLTVPITANLSDNTSVSRVNAGGAQVSATDGGVDWEANSAGGATSGTTYAVNTGSVFSTGGAFQYSNRDASIPAYVDQTTFDALFAQERNDEATGTEMEFTFPVANGNYIVNLFLGNSFSGTSQIGQRVFDIEIEGTVVRDNLDLIEEFGHQVAGMLSFAVPVTDGVLNLRFLHEVENPLVNAIEILDAAGQLPFDIVPIANQANYAGQQANLTAVAFGGDEAQPIVYSISGQPEGLAINTSTGLISGTISVNALTGGPNGDGVHQVTVTASRAGSSDVQTQFSWTITSMSTLRINAGGVQVNASDSESDWLENATGGAYDGPGYYVNTGGIFNGNLDYANRHTSIPSYIDQNTFNALFAQERFDTNGGVDMDFAIPMLNGNYSVNLYMGNAFSGTSQPGQRVYDILLEGAVVRQNFDLIVEFGHQSGGMLSFPVSVTDGVLNIGFSNTVQSALVNAIEVIADNSQFPPIIIDPVADQNHQVGENPDLTITASGGDPQGNFEFSLSGQPAGIDIEPTNGLVFGTIQSAALTGGPNGDGVHNVTVLVNKPGSAPATTNFTWTVSQDWVEKDEDENYTARHECSFVQAGNKFYLMGGRENATAIDVYDYTTNSWVELANSTPVINSTQLEFNHFQATEYEGLIWVIGAFKTNVFPNEIPADYIWAFDPTTNEWIQGPEIPSGRKRGSTGLVVYNDKFYIVGGNTDGHDGGYVAWFDEYDPRTGVWTPLTDAPNARDHFQAAVIGDKLYAVGGRLSGGPGGTFAPTIPEVDVYDFISGTWSTLPAGQNLPTERAAPAVVNFEDKLVVIGGEGNGQAYNTTEQYDPNTQTWSTLADMNHARHGTQAIVSGNGIYILGGSPNLGGGNQKNMEYLGADNATGVPSITSTLSAPSIVDVPDGGSRDILITAEDGNVGIMVTSMEITGPDAADFSITSGELNPGLIGTSETHTVTVALSGTGADRNAVLTINYGPSSSITIDLTNNNVPPDVENPGTQNNVEGENVSLQILATDASSNLAYSATGLPPDLTIDPNTGLISGTIAQAQSGNGVFQEENGLVIIETESGTIDPTWSLTTLDNETGIIAGSNYLSGTVAGNGGTIPYQINISTPGVYRFDWKSFYSGPNSTEENDSWLRFPNNDDVWFFGFRGNPVSEANLIDKIQNDFTNVVFPGGTSRYFSNPGTESDPSDDTAPVGQTGNGYFKIFLSGAQSEVYEWESFTSDNGTAHQIYVWFVNPGTYTMEISERSAGHAIHKVALYKVDGPNYTDAQLDTFPESNTGGGSQGAAANSPYTVDVTVTDDGNPQESTTEQFIWNIGPAGTAPPSAVAEASPLTGVAPLQVTFTGSNSTDDSNIVSYAWDFKDGGTSTEADPVYTFNSSGTYDVELTVTDNDGLTDTDTVTIQINGANLPPTAVAEATPLTGESPLQVTFTGSNSTDDVGIVSYAWDFIDGGNSTEADPIYTFNTPGIYDVELTVTDGEGLTDTDVVTITVNAPNQAPTAVAEATPLTGESPLQVTFTGSNSSDTDGTIESYSWNFGDGGSSTEADPVYTFNTAGTYDVELTVTDDGGLTNTDTVTITVSEPNQPPTAVAEATPLSGDAPLQVAFTGSNSTDDVGIVSYAWDFKDGSTSTQADPSHTFNTAGTYVVELTVVDAEGLTDTDTVTITVNQSTNEPPVAVATANPTQGEAPLPVIFDGSNSTDDVGIVSYFWDFDNGTTSTEINPVTTFTDAGTYEVTLTVTDDGGLTDMTTITITVVDPMGNLPPNAVVSATPDSGEAPLEVSFTGSNSTDDVGVVSYAWDFGDGGSSTEADPVHTYNTPGNYLATLTVTDGEGLMDNATVTITVTEAGANQPPNAVVSATPDSGEAPLEVSFTGSNSTDDVGVVSYTWDFGDGETSTEVNPSHTFTFAGSFEVSLTVEDEEGLTDTATITIEVEDNNPSGITDFEVIIAPNPADQTANISVLNIPEGTVVTMIYLHDSTGRLLGAFEPQDVFSDNRYEIPVFMLRDEVYYVKIELNNGDSIAVRLLVKN, via the coding sequence ATGAAAAAAAATTACCCCAATTTGCCAAAGTACGTCTTTGTATTTGCTGTTGTTTCCATTCTGGGCTTATTTCAGATGAATTTGAACGCCCAAAGTTTTAATGCTTCAAACCTTGTTGGAGAATCACTTACAAATCCAACCTCCTTGGCTTTTGGTCCTGATGGTAAACTTTATGTGGCCCAACAAGATGGAACCATACATCAATATTCTGTATCTCGTGATGGAGCCCCGGCCGGAAGCGGCACATACACGGTTACCAATACGGTGGTAATTAACGACATTAAGATAAAGGTCAAAAACCATAATGACAGTGGGGTTTTGGACAACATAGATCCAGCGGTAAACCAAAAAAGACAGGTCACCGGAATAGCGGTATCAGGTACTTCCGCAAACCCTATTATATACGTAAGCTCCTCAGACCCTCGAATAGGTGGGGCTAGTAATAGTAATCCAACTGGTGAATTGGACCGAAACTTAGATACTAACTCAGGAGTACTTTCTAGGCTCACCTGGAATGGCAGTGGTTGGGATCACGTCGATTTGGTCCGTGGCCTACCGCGTTGCGAAGAAAACCATGCGACCAATGGTCTTGACATTTTTACAAAGAATGGAGATACATACATTCTTTTGCAGCAAGGCGGCAATACTAATAAGGGGGCGCCCAGCAATAATTTTGGTGGAATTGCGGAAACGTACTTAGCGGGGGCCATACTGATTGTGAACTTGACACAATTGGAATCTATGCCCATATACACCGACCCTAGAACTGGATCGGATTATGTCTATGACTTGCCAACACTCAATGACCCCGCAAGGACCGATATAGACAACACACATCCAGAGTTCCCATATCCCTCGGGTCATCCTATGTACAATGCAACTATAGATATAGGTGACCCCTTTGGAGGCAACAATACCCGTAATCAAGCATTTCCAGAACCGGGAGGGCCCGTACAGATATTTTCGCCAGGTTGGCGAAATGGATATGATGTTGTAGTTACCGAAGCTGGGTTAATTTATTCAGTTGATAACGGTGGCAACTCGACTTGGGGCGGTCAGCCCGTAATAAGAACAAGTGATGGAACCTTTAAAGGGGATCAATCAACAACCACCTATGATCCAGGGGCAGGTGATTATGTGACCAATGAATTCAATGAGTCAGGTAGTGCTACGGTTTGGGACGCCCTTCATTATATCGGGACTATTAATGATGCCAACGGGACGTATTATGCTGGGCATCCAGCACCAATTAGGGCATTTCCCGATAAAGCCGAGGTAATCAGTTATACATATAATGGTTCTTCATGGGTTGAAGCTTCAAGACATGATTTTTCAGTTTTATTGAATGGGGTATCAGGCTATTTCAATAGTTCATTTGGCATGGCAAATTTTCCGAATGATCCAGATCAAGGCGAGTTCTTGAGTGCCAACCAAAGTAGTGGAAAAGTGAATATTTTTGATGTAGTGACTTCTTCCACAAATGGTATATGTGAATATGCCGCCAGCAATTTCAACAATGCCATGAAGGGCGATTTGTTGACTGCATCTTTCAACGGCAACATCAATAGATATGAATTGAATGCTTCCGGTACGGGTATTTTGGCCAAAGACAATGGTTTTCTCAATGGCTTCGGCTCTGTACCCCTTGATGTCATTGCGCAAGGTGATCTTGACGTTTTTCCAGGTACTATTTGGGCGGCTACTTATGGTTCTGGGAACATTACGGTTTTTGAGCCTGATGATTTTGGTTCATGCCCACAACCAGGTGAACAAGGGTATGATCCCTTGGCCGATTATGATGGGGATGGCTATACCAATGGGGATGAGATTGATAATGGCACCAACCATTGTTCGGGGGGTAGCAAGCCAGAGGACAATGATGGTGATTTTGTCTCAAATCTAAATGATACTGACGATGATAATGATGGCATAGCAGATGTCAATGATCCCTTTCAATGGGATGCCGACAATGGAACAACCACCAATTTGCCTGTTGAATATCCTTTTTGGAACAATGATCCTGGTACCGGTTTTGCAGGACTTGGCTTTACAGGTTGGATGACCAATGGAAGTACTGACTATCTCGACCAATACGATTTTGACAACCTGTCTTTCGGCGGGGCTGGGGGAAAGGCTACCATTGATTTTGTCTCTGAAGGAGATGCCCTGGGTACTTCAAACAATCAGGATAATGGATTTCAATTTGGAGTTAATGTAGATAGTAATTCCAACCCCTTTACGGTGTATGCTGTTTTAGAGACCCCTTTTGGGGGTATTGCCCCAGTTGACACAGAGTCCTACGGTATTCAAATTGGTTTGGGTGATCAGGACAACTACCTAAAACTAGCTATTTCAACAGGTACCTCGACAAGTGATAACGAGTATGGTTTTGATGTGGTGCTTGAAAATAGTGGAGCTGTAACTAGCAACAGCTATGATGCACCCGGGTTTTCTGCGGCAAACAATATTCATTTATACATAAGTGTAAATCCATCTGCCAACACTGCACAGCCCTATTATTCATTAGATGGTGGCACAACAATAGCACCTTTGGGAGGTTTGGTCAGTTTACCCACGAGCTTTTTAAATGCATCAGATAATCAAGGTTTGGCCGTAGGTATAATTTCAACTTCTGTAGGGAGTGGCCCAGAATATACTGCTACTTGGGATTACATAAATGTCACTGAGGATTCCAATGGCCAACTTGCTTGGAATCCTGATCCAGTTGACTTTGGCACATTACCGGTCACCTCTGGTCCTGTTGAGTTGAATACTTTTGCCCAGAATACCGGAGGGCCCTCAAGTGGTACCATTTCCATCACAGATGTTTCTTTTACAGGTCAGGATGCCACTTTATTTTCAAACACATCAAGTTTACCATTAACAGTAGAGCCTGGAGCGAGTATTGCTGTGCCCATAACTTTTTCTCCTGATGGTAACGCTGGTGCCAAATCGGCCAATGTGGTCATCACTCATTCAGGTACCAATAGCCCTCTTACAGTGCCGATAACCGCTAATCTTAGTGACAACACGTCAGTCAGTAGGGTTAATGCGGGTGGCGCTCAAGTATCCGCTACTGATGGTGGGGTTGATTGGGAAGCCAACAGCGCCGGTGGTGCCACAAGTGGAACTACCTATGCAGTCAACACGGGTAGTGTATTCAGTACGGGAGGTGCTTTTCAATATAGTAATAGAGATGCTTCTATTCCAGCCTATGTAGATCAAACCACATTCGATGCACTTTTTGCACAAGAACGCAATGATGAAGCCACAGGCACAGAGATGGAGTTTACTTTTCCTGTTGCCAATGGTAATTATATAGTCAATTTGTTTTTGGGAAATAGTTTTTCGGGAACCAGTCAAATAGGACAGCGGGTTTTCGATATTGAGATTGAAGGTACTGTGGTTAGGGATAATTTAGATCTTATTGAAGAATTTGGCCATCAAGTGGCAGGAATGTTGTCATTTGCTGTACCGGTCACCGACGGCGTACTTAATCTACGATTCTTGCACGAAGTAGAGAACCCCTTGGTAAATGCCATAGAGATTCTTGATGCAGCTGGCCAGTTGCCCTTTGATATTGTACCCATTGCCAATCAGGCGAATTATGCGGGTCAACAAGCTAATTTGACAGCGGTTGCCTTTGGGGGCGATGAGGCCCAACCCATTGTGTATAGCATTTCGGGCCAACCAGAAGGGTTAGCCATCAACACTTCAACAGGACTTATTTCAGGTACCATTTCTGTAAATGCATTGACCGGTGGACCAAACGGTGATGGTGTGCATCAGGTTACGGTAACGGCCAGTCGCGCCGGATCATCCGATGTGCAGACGCAATTCAGTTGGACAATCACCAGTATGAGCACCTTGAGAATAAACGCTGGCGGAGTTCAGGTCAATGCTTCAGATAGCGAATCAGACTGGCTTGAGAATGCGACAGGCGGCGCCTACGATGGCCCCGGATATTATGTAAACACAGGTGGTATTTTTAATGGTAATTTAGATTATGCCAATAGACACACTTCAATACCATCCTATATAGACCAGAATACTTTTAATGCATTGTTTGCACAAGAAAGGTTTGACACCAATGGCGGAGTTGATATGGATTTTGCCATTCCCATGCTCAACGGGAATTATTCGGTAAATCTCTACATGGGTAACGCTTTTAGTGGCACAAGCCAACCCGGCCAAAGGGTATATGACATTCTTTTGGAAGGGGCTGTGGTACGGCAAAACTTTGATTTAATTGTCGAATTCGGGCACCAATCGGGCGGAATGCTCTCATTTCCGGTATCAGTGACCGATGGGGTGTTGAATATTGGATTTAGCAATACTGTGCAAAGTGCATTGGTCAATGCCATAGAAGTGATTGCGGACAATTCACAGTTCCCGCCGATAATAATAGACCCTGTTGCTGATCAGAATCACCAAGTGGGTGAGAATCCTGATTTGACCATTACGGCCTCTGGCGGTGACCCGCAGGGTAATTTTGAATTCAGTTTGTCTGGCCAGCCTGCAGGCATTGACATTGAACCTACCAATGGGCTGGTATTTGGTACCATTCAATCTGCAGCATTGACTGGGGGTCCCAATGGCGACGGGGTACACAATGTAACGGTCTTGGTGAACAAACCCGGTTCGGCACCAGCAACGACCAACTTCACTTGGACCGTTAGCCAAGATTGGGTGGAGAAAGATGAAGATGAAAATTACACCGCACGCCATGAATGTTCATTTGTTCAAGCCGGGAATAAGTTTTATTTGATGGGGGGTCGTGAAAACGCCACTGCGATCGATGTATACGACTACACCACGAACAGTTGGGTAGAATTGGCGAACTCTACACCAGTTATCAATTCTACGCAGTTAGAGTTTAACCACTTTCAGGCCACTGAATATGAAGGCTTGATTTGGGTGATTGGGGCGTTTAAGACCAATGTGTTCCCGAATGAGATTCCAGCAGATTATATATGGGCGTTTGACCCAACTACTAATGAGTGGATACAAGGTCCTGAGATTCCTTCCGGAAGAAAAAGAGGTTCCACGGGTCTGGTTGTTTACAATGACAAATTCTATATCGTAGGTGGAAACACTGATGGCCACGATGGAGGGTATGTGGCCTGGTTCGATGAATATGACCCACGAACGGGTGTCTGGACACCTTTAACTGACGCACCAAACGCCAGAGACCACTTTCAAGCTGCGGTAATAGGCGATAAGTTGTACGCTGTGGGCGGTAGACTGTCAGGTGGGCCGGGCGGTACTTTTGCCCCGACCATCCCAGAAGTGGACGTATATGACTTTATTAGTGGCACATGGAGCACTTTGCCTGCCGGGCAGAACTTACCTACCGAAAGGGCTGCCCCCGCTGTGGTCAACTTTGAAGATAAGTTGGTCGTGATAGGTGGAGAAGGTAATGGACAGGCCTATAATACTACTGAACAATATGATCCGAACACCCAAACATGGAGCACCTTGGCCGATATGAACCATGCACGGCATGGCACACAGGCCATTGTATCGGGCAATGGAATTTATATATTGGGGGGTTCACCTAACTTGGGTGGCGGCAACCAAAAAAACATGGAATATCTTGGAGCCGATAATGCCACTGGCGTGCCCAGCATAACCAGTACCTTGTCAGCACCTTCCATTGTGGATGTGCCTGATGGGGGCAGTCGTGACATTTTAATTACCGCTGAGGATGGTAATGTAGGCATCATGGTGACTTCTATGGAGATTACCGGACCCGATGCCGCCGACTTCAGCATTACTTCGGGTGAATTGAACCCCGGTCTCATTGGAACTTCTGAAACACATACGGTCACAGTGGCCCTGAGCGGAACAGGTGCGGATAGAAATGCTGTGTTGACCATCAATTATGGCCCCTCATCATCGATTACGATTGATTTGACCAACAACAATGTGCCGCCTGATGTCGAGAACCCGGGCACACAGAACAATGTAGAGGGTGAAAACGTTTCACTGCAGATATTGGCCACTGATGCCAGCAGCAATCTTGCGTATAGTGCCACGGGCTTGCCACCCGACTTGACCATTGACCCCAACACGGGCCTCATTTCGGGTACCATAGCACAGGCTCAATCGGGTAATGGGGTCTTTCAGGAAGAGAATGGTCTGGTAATCATTGAAACCGAGTCAGGAACGATAGACCCAACGTGGAGTTTGACCACTCTTGATAATGAAACAGGTATTATTGCGGGGTCCAACTATCTTAGTGGTACGGTTGCAGGCAATGGAGGCACTATTCCGTACCAAATAAATATCTCGACCCCTGGGGTATATCGTTTTGATTGGAAAAGCTTTTACAGTGGACCAAACTCAACTGAAGAAAATGACAGCTGGTTGCGGTTTCCGAACAATGATGATGTCTGGTTCTTTGGCTTTAGGGGAAATCCTGTGAGTGAGGCTAATTTGATTGACAAAATTCAAAATGACTTCACCAATGTGGTCTTCCCAGGTGGAACCTCTAGATATTTTTCAAATCCAGGAACCGAAAGCGATCCATCAGACGATACGGCACCGGTAGGCCAAACCGGTAATGGTTATTTCAAGATTTTTTTGTCAGGAGCGCAATCAGAAGTTTATGAATGGGAGTCGTTTACCAGTGACAATGGCACGGCACATCAAATTTATGTGTGGTTCGTGAATCCGGGCACTTATACCATGGAAATTTCTGAACGCTCTGCGGGCCATGCCATTCATAAAGTCGCACTTTACAAAGTGGACGGGCCAAATTACACAGATGCCCAGTTGGATACATTCCCAGAGTCCAATACAGGAGGAGGGTCTCAAGGAGCGGCAGCCAACAGTCCCTATACGGTTGATGTGACGGTGACCGATGATGGCAATCCTCAAGAATCTACAACCGAACAGTTCATCTGGAACATTGGTCCGGCGGGTACCGCACCACCTTCTGCGGTCGCAGAGGCCTCCCCATTGACAGGCGTAGCGCCTTTGCAGGTCACTTTTACAGGCAGTAATTCTACCGATGACTCGAACATTGTTAGCTATGCTTGGGACTTTAAGGACGGTGGTACTTCTACGGAAGCCGATCCAGTCTATACCTTCAATTCTTCCGGCACCTATGATGTGGAATTGACAGTGACCGACAATGATGGACTCACGGATACCGATACGGTGACCATTCAGATAAATGGAGCTAACCTACCGCCCACGGCAGTGGCAGAGGCCACCCCGTTGACGGGCGAGTCACCACTTCAAGTGACCTTTACGGGCAGCAACTCGACCGATGATGTGGGAATCGTCAGCTACGCTTGGGATTTCATTGATGGCGGCAATTCAACCGAGGCAGATCCCATATATACCTTCAATACACCTGGAATCTATGATGTTGAATTGACCGTGACCGATGGCGAGGGGTTAACAGATACAGATGTTGTTACCATCACTGTGAATGCGCCAAACCAAGCACCCACTGCAGTGGCCGAGGCCACCCCGTTGACGGGCGAGTCACCACTTCAAGTGACCTTTACGGGCAGCAATTCTTCCGATACCGATGGTACAATTGAAAGCTATTCTTGGAACTTTGGCGATGGTGGTTCCTCCACAGAGGCAGACCCTGTCTATACTTTCAATACAGCGGGTACTTATGACGTGGAGCTTACCGTGACCGACGATGGAGGGCTGACCAATACCGATACGGTGACCATCACCGTGAGTGAACCGAACCAGCCACCCACGGCAGTGGCCGAGGCGACACCTTTGAGTGGAGATGCTCCGTTGCAGGTGGCCTTTACGGGCAGCAACTCGACCGATGATGTGGGCATCGTCAGCTATGCATGGGACTTCAAGGACGGCAGCACATCGACCCAGGCCGACCCGTCCCATACCTTTAACACGGCCGGCACCTACGTGGTGGAGCTCACGGTGGTCGACGCCGAAGGGCTGACCGATACGGATACGGTGACCATTACGGTAAATCAATCGACCAATGAACCGCCAGTGGCAGTGGCAACTGCCAATCCCACACAAGGAGAAGCACCATTACCGGTCATATTTGATGGTAGTAATTCTACCGATGATGTTGGAATCGTCAGCTATTTTTGGGATTTTGATAATGGTACAACCTCTACCGAGATAAATCCGGTAACAACATTTACAGATGCTGGCACTTATGAGGTTACCTTGACTGTAACCGATGACGGAGGCCTGACCGATATGACAACCATTACGATTACAGTAGTGGATCCGATGGGCAATTTGCCCCCGAATGCAGTTGTCAGTGCCACTCCAGATTCAGGTGAAGCACCTTTGGAGGTTTCCTTCACAGGAAGCAATTCTACCGATGATGTAGGTGTTGTCAGCTATGCTTGGGACTTTGGTGATGGGGGAAGTTCAACGGAAGCGGACCCTGTTCATACCTATAATACTCCGGGCAACTATTTGGCAACCCTTACCGTAACTGATGGGGAAGGCCTGATGGACAACGCCACAGTGACTATTACCGTTACTGAAGCAGGTGCAAATCAGCCCCCGAATGCAGTTGTCAGTGCCACTCCAGATTCGGGTGAAGCACCTTTGGAGGTTTCCTTCACAGGGAGCAATTCTACCGATGATGTAGGTGTTGTCAGCTATACTTGGGATTTTGGGGATGGAGAAACCTCGACCGAGGTGAACCCGAGCCATACCTTTACTTTTGCGGGTTCCTTTGAAGTTTCTCTGACTGTAGAAGATGAGGAGGGATTGACCGATACCGCAACGATTACAATTGAAGTAGAAGACAACAATCCATCTGGAATAACTGATTTTGAGGTAATAATTGCTCCTAATCCAGCCGATCAAACCGCGAATATCAGTGTGTTGAACATACCAGAAGGTACGGTAGTAACAATGATATATCTACATGATTCCACTGGTAGGCTATTGGGTGCATTCGAACCACAAGATGTGTTTAGTGACAACAGATACGAAATTCCCGTTTTTATGTTAAGGGATGAAGTATATTATGTAAAAATTGAACTGAACAATGGCGATTCCATTGCGGTAAGGTTATTGGTAAAAAATTGA